CGTGACGATGACCCACTGCGGGCGGCGATGGTGGCCGGGTTCAAGACTCTGGGCATCAAGCTCTGAACTCCCAACTCGCCCTTTTTGATTTCAACGTTACCCCTTTCCCATGAGCACGACCCCTTCCTATAAACCGGCTTCCTATAATTCCGTCTCCCCCTATCTGGTGGTGACGAATGCGGCGGCGACGATTCAGTTTCTGAAAGATGTCTTCGGAGGCGAGGAACTGCGGCGCATGCCGGACCCGAAAAGGGAGAACCGCCTGATGCATGCCGAAGTGCGCCTGGATGATACCGTAATTATGCTGGGCGATTGCATCGAAGGTGGCTGGCCTGCCGTGGAGGCCCATGTGCATGTCTATGTGCCCGATGTGGACGCCACCTATGCCAAGGCGCTGGCCTGCGGAGCTACCGGCGTGCAGGAACCTGTGCAGAAGGATGATGAGGACAAACGCGGCGGTTTTAAAGACGCCGGCGGGACGACTTGGTGGGTGGGGACGAAGGTGGATTGACCACACAGCTTCCATATCACCCCTTTATGCCAGAAGAAAGATGTCAGTCGTCGCACCTTAAATTTGATTGTTAACAAAAGTCTTGATTATCTGAATGATTAAAAAAATAAGTTTAAAATTTGGAAGCGCGCCGGGTGAACAAGCGGTATCATTTGATTGTACTCCTGTAACTGTTTTTGTCGGCCCTAATAATTCTGGGAAAAGCAAAGCTCTTTCTGAAATTCTCCATTTTTGCAGTGAAGGTACCAAGGTCGAGAATAATATAATACTTTCGGATTTAATATTCGACGAACCTTCAGAGCAAGCTGCTAAACAAAATTTAGAACACGTAAAACTAATGCCGCGTCGGGGTGAATCACTCCAATTGGGCAACACTATTGTTGGAAAAAAAAGTGTCAGGTATCATATGCCAGAACACGACCTTTTGGCATGGTTGCTGGCTCCAAATACTAACTCACATGCTTTTTGTTTTTATTACCTTTCTTATAACACAATTATACTAAATGGACAAAATCGGATAAACCTTATAGAAGATCAGCCTGCCGGAGATCTTCAACAACCAGCACATTCAAGCTTTCAAGTTCTTTTTCGAGATGATAACAAAAGGTCTGAAGTTCGAAGAATAGTGCATGAAGCTTTTGGTCTATATCTAACTATCGATCCTACTAACCTCGGTCAACTGAGGTTAAGGCTATCTAAGCGGGCGCCCTCCACCGCAATGGAGGAAAGAGGTATTCATGATGAAGCTGTAAGTTATCATTCCGCTTCCCTGCCAATTCATTCGGGTAGTGATGGGATAAAAGCATTTACCGGAATGATTACCGAGATAATTGCGGGCGATCCCAAAATTCTTCTGATTGATGAGCCGGAGGCATTTTTGCACCCGTCTCTAGCTTATAAATTAGGGAAAGAAATTGCTCAAGCCACCTTAGGCAGTGATAAACGAATCTTTGTTTCTACCCATTCTCCTAATTTTGTGATGGGCTGTATTCAGTCAGGCACACCAGTCAATATAGTACGTCTTACATATCGAAACGAAGTGTCGACTGCAAGAATTCTGCCAAACCATGAAATTCTTCGGTTGATGCGCAATCCATTGCTTAGATCTACAGGCGTCCTTGAAGGCTTGTTTTATGAATATGTGATTGTAACCGAATCCGACACAGATAGGGCATTCTACCAAGAAATTAACGAGCGACTTTTAAACTTCAAGCCTGAGTGGGGTATTCCAAATTGTCTTTTTATAAATGCCCAAAACAAGCAGACCGTTAAAACAATCCTCAAGCCCCTTCGATCTCTAGGTATACCAGCGGCTGGGGTGGTCGATATTGATATATTGAAGGAAGGCGGCACGGTATGGACCAGTTTCCTGGAGAGTGGCTTTCTCCCGAGCTTATCGTATCGCCCCTATTCCGATATAAGGGCAGCCGTTAAACAATCCTTAGATTTGTCAGGTTCTTGTATGAAAAGACATGGGGGCCTTACTTTGCTGAATGAGAGCGCGAGGGAGGCTGGTAATAATCTTTTTGATGAGTTGGCGCGGTATGGATTATTTGTCGTGCGTCATGGAGAACTTGAATCTTGGCTTCAAGAATTGCAGGTGTCACATCATGGACCCACTTGGCTCATAGAGGTGTTTAATAAGATCGGCGAAGATCCAGATAAGCCAAATTACTTAAAGCCTGGTGATGACGATGTTTGGAGATTTATTTTCCAGATTAAAGAGTGGTTTTTTCGCAAAGATAGGAAAGGCATTCCTTTTTAAGCTCTGCTGGTTCTCGGTCGCTGCGCGACCTTCATCGACCGGCTATTTTCCATGCTCCCTCTGGGAGCGGGGACTGTGGATGGGGGCGTTGATTGGGGGGGAGAGGCGTCGTCTCCGGGGGGCTGGTCAGGGAGTAGGAGTGGCGGCTGCGCCGCAGGAAGATGGTTGCGGACAGGAGTGTCCGCGCTCCGCTCGAGGAGTGCTCGTCGCTGATTTCGGAGTGATGTTTCTCAGCGTTCCGCATGAATGCGGGACTACACAACGGCGGCGGACAGGAGTGTCCGCGCTCCGCTTGAGGAGTGCTCGTCGCTGATTTCGGGGTGACGTTTCTCAGCGTTCCGC
This region of Prosthecobacter fusiformis genomic DNA includes:
- a CDS encoding VOC family protein; the protein is MSTTPSYKPASYNSVSPYLVVTNAAATIQFLKDVFGGEELRRMPDPKRENRLMHAEVRLDDTVIMLGDCIEGGWPAVEAHVHVYVPDVDATYAKALACGATGVQEPVQKDDEDKRGGFKDAGGTTWWVGTKVD
- a CDS encoding AAA family ATPase — translated: MIKKISLKFGSAPGEQAVSFDCTPVTVFVGPNNSGKSKALSEILHFCSEGTKVENNIILSDLIFDEPSEQAAKQNLEHVKLMPRRGESLQLGNTIVGKKSVRYHMPEHDLLAWLLAPNTNSHAFCFYYLSYNTIILNGQNRINLIEDQPAGDLQQPAHSSFQVLFRDDNKRSEVRRIVHEAFGLYLTIDPTNLGQLRLRLSKRAPSTAMEERGIHDEAVSYHSASLPIHSGSDGIKAFTGMITEIIAGDPKILLIDEPEAFLHPSLAYKLGKEIAQATLGSDKRIFVSTHSPNFVMGCIQSGTPVNIVRLTYRNEVSTARILPNHEILRLMRNPLLRSTGVLEGLFYEYVIVTESDTDRAFYQEINERLLNFKPEWGIPNCLFINAQNKQTVKTILKPLRSLGIPAAGVVDIDILKEGGTVWTSFLESGFLPSLSYRPYSDIRAAVKQSLDLSGSCMKRHGGLTLLNESAREAGNNLFDELARYGLFVVRHGELESWLQELQVSHHGPTWLIEVFNKIGEDPDKPNYLKPGDDDVWRFIFQIKEWFFRKDRKGIPF